A region of the Cellulomonas sp. WB94 genome:
GCGGCGTGGCTGGCGCAGTCCCTGCGCTGCCCCGTCGAGGTCAATCGGATCCCGGACGCGCTCGCGATCACCCAGGTCCGTCTCGACCGCGCCAGCGGCCCGATCATCCTCGAGCGACCCGACGGCAAGACGGCCGCCCTGATCCAGCCGGACCAGCCTGAGCACCGCATCGCCATGCCGATCCGCCAGCTGCCGGAGTGCCTCGCTGAGGAGCTGCGGCGGCTCGACGACGACGAGGTCTACGGCGAGGTCCTGACGAAGGGTCTCGCGAGGCTGACGGCGTGACCCCGGCTCCACCGACCGCTGTGCGCCGCGTCGTCGTCCACCCCGACGCACCGACGCTCGCGGCGGCGACCGCGGCGCGCCTGCTGACACGTCTCCTGGACGCGCAGTCGACCCACTCCCCCGTGCACCTCGTGCTCACCGGAGGGACGGTGGGGATCGCGACCCTCGCTGCCGTGGCGTCGAACCCGGTCCGCGACGCGATCGACTGGTCGGGCGTGCACGTCTGGTGGGGTGACGAGCGGTTCCTGCCGACCGGCGACCCCGAGCGCAACGAGACCCTCGCGCGCGACGCGCTCCTCGACGCCCTCAGCGAGGTTCTTCCGGCCGCCAACGTGCACCCCATGGCCGCGCCCGGCTCGACACCGGAGATCCGCACGCCGGAGGACTCGGCCGCGGCCTACGCGGCCGACCTGGCCCGGTTCGCCCCTGAGGGGTCGAGCGTCCCCGCATTCGACGTCCTGATGCTCGGCATGGGACCCGACGGTCACGTGGCCTCGCTGTTCCCCGGTCATGACGCACTCAGGGCGACCGGCGTCTCCACGGTCGGCGTGCACGGGTCGCCCAAGCCCCCGCCGGAGCGGGTGTCGCTCACCTTCGACGCGATCAATGCCGCGCACGAGGTGTGGCTGGTCGTCTCAGGCGCCGAGAAGGCCGCTCCGGTCGCCTCCGCACTCGCGGGCGATCCGGTCGATCGAACCCCTGCAGCGGGCGCTCGCGGCCGCGAGCTGACGCTCTGGCTCCTCGACGCAGACGCAGCTGCGGGTCCGACGGCCTAGGTCAGGTCCTGCGAGGAGGTCCGACGACCGGCATCGCCCGGGCCGCGACCCGGCGTGAGACGCCGCGAGCACCAGGAGATGCCCGACGCCGCGACGTACGCGGAAGGGTCAGACGCCGCGACGTGCGCGCAGAGCGGCGAGCGCCTCGTCGAGGATCGCCTCGCCGTCCTCGTCGGACCGACGCTCCTTCACGTACGCCAGGTGCGTCTTGTACGGCTCGTTGCGGGTCGGCGACGGAGGGTTCTCCTGGTCCTGACCACCGGGGAACCCGCACCGGGGGCAGTCCCACGTCGCAGGGGCCTCGAGAGCGGCCTCCTCGGCAAAGCTCGGCCGGGTCTCGTGCCCGTTCGCGCACCAGTAGGAGATCCACACCCTCGGAGCGCTGTCTCCGCGCTCGGCCTCGCCCATCGGACCTGCACCGACACGCGAGCCTCTGATCGCACTACCACTCGCCACGGCTCGTCCGTCCCCTCAGCCCACGCGTTCGATGAGACCCAGCAAGATGATGACGACAGCCCAGAAGACTGCGGCACCAACCGTGATGCGGTTGAGGTTGCGCTCCGCGACGCCCGAGCTGCCTGCGCTGCTCGTGATGCCGCCGCCGAACATGTCGGACAGGCCGCCGCCCCGGCCCTTGTGCAGCAGCACCAGGGGGATGAGGAGCACGCTGGACAGCACCAGCAGGATCAGGAGGGTGATACGCAGGGCGTCCACGTCGTCGTCGGTTCCTCACTCGGGCGGTTCGTCACCTGACGGTGATCTGACAAGCAGTGATCGGTCTGACACGCATGCGGCGACACGATGCCGCGGTACAGCGTAGGCGACTGCGGTCGATGCGGGCGAACCTCGCAGCACACCGTTCGAGCACCGTCCGGTCGGGCGGGTGCGCCGACTGGACGGTGCGGGGTGGGAACGCCGGCCCGGCGTCCCCACCCCGCGGGCGTCAGAGCCCGACTGCGTGCGAACGGAAGCGCGCGATCTTCGCGAACTCGTCCGGGTCGAGGCTCGCGCCACCGACGAGCGCGCCGTCGACATCGTCCTTGTCGAGGATCGATGCCACGTTCGACGACTTCACCGAACCGCCGTACAGGACCCGCACGGCCTCGGCGACGCCGGCCGAGTACAGCTCCGCCAGACGCGCGCGGATCGCCGAGGCGACCTCCTGTGCGTCCTCCGGAGTCGCGACCTCGCCCGTGCCGATGGCCCAGACGGGCTCGTACGCGACGACGACGCGCGACACCTGCTCGTCCGTGAGCCCTGCCAGCGAGCCCTCGAGCTGAGCCAGCGTGTAGGGCACCTGCTCCCCCGCCTTGCGGACGGCGAGGCCCTCGCCGACGCACACGATGGGGACGATGCCCGAACCGAACGCCGCGACGGCCTTGGCCGCGACGAGCGCGTCCGACTCCTGGTGGTACTCGCGCCGCTCGGAGTGGCCCACCGCCACGTAGCTCACGCCCAGCTTGGCGAGCTGCGCCGCGGACACCTCACCGGTATACGCGCCGTTCGCGTGCGCCGACACGTCCTGGGCGCCGTAGCCGATCTCGAGCTTGTCGGCGTCCACGAGCGTCTGCACGGAGCGGATCGCCGTGAACGAGGGCAGGACGACGACCTCGGTGGCCGAGTAGTCGTGCTTGCCGTCCTTGAGCGCCCAGGCGAGCTTCTGGACGAGGTGAACAGCCTCGTGGTGGTCGAGGTTGAGCTTCCAGTTGCCCGCGATGAGCGG
Encoded here:
- the secG gene encoding preprotein translocase subunit SecG; translation: MDALRITLLILLVLSSVLLIPLVLLHKGRGGGLSDMFGGGITSSAGSSGVAERNLNRITVGAAVFWAVVIILLGLIERVG
- a CDS encoding RNA polymerase-binding protein RbpA → MASGSAIRGSRVGAGPMGEAERGDSAPRVWISYWCANGHETRPSFAEEAALEAPATWDCPRCGFPGGQDQENPPSPTRNEPYKTHLAYVKERRSDEDGEAILDEALAALRARRGV
- the pgl gene encoding 6-phosphogluconolactonase, which encodes MTPAPPTAVRRVVVHPDAPTLAAATAARLLTRLLDAQSTHSPVHLVLTGGTVGIATLAAVASNPVRDAIDWSGVHVWWGDERFLPTGDPERNETLARDALLDALSEVLPAANVHPMAAPGSTPEIRTPEDSAAAYAADLARFAPEGSSVPAFDVLMLGMGPDGHVASLFPGHDALRATGVSTVGVHGSPKPPPERVSLTFDAINAAHEVWLVVSGAEKAAPVASALAGDPVDRTPAAGARGRELTLWLLDADAAAGPTA
- the tpiA gene encoding triose-phosphate isomerase is translated as MASTRIPLIAGNWKLNLDHHEAVHLVQKLAWALKDGKHDYSATEVVVLPSFTAIRSVQTLVDADKLEIGYGAQDVSAHANGAYTGEVSAAQLAKLGVSYVAVGHSERREYHQESDALVAAKAVAAFGSGIVPIVCVGEGLAVRKAGEQVPYTLAQLEGSLAGLTDEQVSRVVVAYEPVWAIGTGEVATPEDAQEVASAIRARLAELYSAGVAEAVRVLYGGSVKSSNVASILDKDDVDGALVGGASLDPDEFAKIARFRSHAVGL